The Salvia splendens isolate huo1 chromosome 21, SspV2, whole genome shotgun sequence genome includes a window with the following:
- the LOC121784714 gene encoding putative late blight resistance protein homolog R1A-10, protein MAYAAVLSLAQTAGKMILDQDRYPISRNKKQQIRSIYEPFIFLQEFLEDFPEKANILDWRIRDLAYEAEGVLESFILGEAKSHWTVLASKSKFKHQMGKIRAEADSITREVMAMKNNSSDAAQHGDSSVPGSPSRLAPVTKIDDVVGLHEDLEEIKSQLCGESSNLQVITIVGMGGIGKTTLAKCAYDDPLTVQHFDIRAWVTVSQDYNAEAIFSSLLASMEEFNTERSERSSENVFKILKYRRYLIVMDDIWSTGAWDDVRCILPNDGNGSRVMLTTRETDVAAYADRLSPLHEMRLMDEGQSWNLLRQMVFAHQDCPPELENIGKEVARCCKGLPLTIVVVAGILSTMGSNLASWKEIAQNVSSVTVGGGQCEKILSLSYTQLPHYLRSCFLYMGGFPEDYEVSASKLIKLWVAEGFLRCPKGSKTLEEEAEECLEDLVKRNLVLVTKRKCDGRIKSCSLHDLMRDLCIKKAHEEKFLMNFSSRIVTNLISVEAKHNQRRVSLTPSGLPYFSKIYCLSTIHTILCFHGISVARALERFRLLRVLDARDVYVSSLPDEIFDLFHLVYLAIYYRLSLPSAISKLRSLQTLHLRAKNEWKLFKSHCVCLPPEIWMMPQLRHLVFNGRLPDPEGRTTTVLDNLQTLSIVSHSMCSERILRMIRNLKKLEIDCMDSRPGDIYLNNLVHLRRLEDLKLRSSFGGEFCQKDIFTFPRMLKRLTLSRMAFPWDKMTIVGSLPNLRVLKLTHQACKGNRWETTEGEFPLLEHLLIEKSDLSLWITESSHFPMLKRLVLNDCWQLAEIPEDIGEISTLELIEVKGKAVMSLVDSVKQILEIQRGWGNDALQVRCMTHR, encoded by the coding sequence ATGGCTTATGCGGCTGTTCTTTCCCTTGCCCAAACTGCAGGAAAAATGATCTTGGATCAAGATAGATACCCCATTTCTCGTAATAAGAAACAGCAAATCCGATCTATCTATGAACCATTTATATTCTTGCAAGAGTTTCTTGAAGATTTTCCAGAGAAGGCCAACATTTTGGATTGGCGAATCCGAGATCTAGCATACGAAGCAGAAGGTGTTCTTGAGTCTTTCATCCTGGGGGAAGCTAAATCACATTGGACAGTTTTGGCTTCCAAATCCAAGTTTAAACACCAAATGGGAAAGATCAGAGCAGAAGCAGATTCAATCACAAGGGAAGTGATGGCCATGAAGAATAATAGCTCAGATGCAGCGCAACATGGTGATTCTTCCGTACCAGGTTCGCCTTCTAGACTTGCTCCAGTTACCAAGATTGACGATGTGGTTGGTTTACATGAAGATTTGGAGGAAATAAAGTCACAACTCTGTGGAGAATCATCCAATTTACAAGTTATTACAATCGTTGGAATGGGGGGCATTGGTAAAACCACTCTCGCAAAGTGTGCGTACGATGATCCACTTACGGTGCAGCATTTTGACATTCGTGCTTGGGTCACAGTATCACAAGATTACAATGCAGAGGCAATCTTTTCAAGCCTCCTAGCTTCcatggaagaattcaacacagAAAGATCTGAGCGGAGTAGTGAAAATGTgttcaaaatcttgaaatacAGGAGGTATCTCATTGTAATGGATGATATTTGGAGTACAGGGGCTTGGGATGATGTAAGATGTATACTTCCCAATGATGGTAATGGAAGCAGAGTCATGTTAACGACTAGAGAAACTGATGTGGCTGCTTATGCTGATCGTTTGAGCCCTCTTCACGAGATGCGTTTGATGGATGAGGGTCAAAGCTGGAATCTGCTTCGACAGATGGTGTTTGCACATCAAGATTGTCCTCCCGAATTGGAGAATATTGGGAAAGAGGTTGCGAGGTGCTGCAAAGGGCTGCCCCTCACAATTGTGGTGGTTGCTGGGATACTATCCACGATGGGCAGCAATCTAGCTTCATGGAAGGAAATTGCACAAAATGTGAGTTCTGTTACCGTAGGAGGAGGACAATGTGAAAAGATATTGTCTTTGAGTTACACACAATTGCCTCATTATCTGAGGTCATGCTTCTTGTACATGGGAGGCTTTCCAGAAGATTATGAGGTCTCTGCCTCAAAACTGATCAAATTATGGGTAGCTGAGGGGTTCTTGAGATGTCCGAAGGGATCTAAAACCTTGGAAGAAGAGGCCGAAGAGTGTTTGGAGGATCTTGTCAAGAGAAATCTTGTTTTGGTTACCAAGAGAAAGTGTGATGGAAGGATCAAAAGCTGCAGCCTCCATGATCTGATGCGAGATTTGTGCATAAAGAAAGCACATGAAGAGAAGTTTCTTATGAATTTCAGTAGCCGGATTGTGACAAACCTCATTTCAGTAGAGGCCAAACACAATCAGCGCCGTGTAAGTCTAACTCCTTCGGGTCTACCATACTTTTCAAAAATATACTGTTTAAGTACCATCCATACGATTTTGTGCTTCCATGGCATTTCAGTAGCAAGAGCGTTGGAAAGATTTAGATTATTGAGGGTGTTAGATGCAAGAGATGTTTATGTTTCATCATTACCAGATGAAATATTCGACCTGTTTCATCTGGTATACCTTGCTATCTACTATCGTCTAAGTCTTCCCTCAGCAATTTCAAAGCTTCGTAGTCTTCAAACTTTACACCTTCGTGCAAAGAACGAATGGAAGCTTTTTAAATCCCATTGTGTCTGTTTGCCACCGGAAATTTGGATGATGCCACAGTTAAGACATCTTGTCTTCAATGGCAGGTTACCTGATCCAGAAGGAAGAACAACTACTGTTCTAGATAACCTCCAAACACTTTCTATAGTGTCACATTCCATGTGTAGTGAAAGGATTTTGAGAATGATCAGAAACCTAAAGAAATTAGAGATTGATTGCATGGATAGTCGTCCAGGTGACATTTATCTTAACAATTTAGTACATCTTCGTAGACTTGAAGATTTGAAGTTACGTTCATCCTTTGGTGGTGAATTTTGCCAAAAGGATATATTTACCTTTCCTAGGATGCTTAAAAGGCTGACCTTAAGTCGTATGGCATTTCCTTGGGACAAGATGACAATTGTTGGTTCGTTGCCAAATCTTCGAGTGCTGAAACTAACTCATCAGGCTTGCAAAGGCAACAGATGGGAAACAACTGAAGGAGAGTTCCCTCTTTTGGAACATCTGCTAATAGAAAAGTCAGATCTCTCGCTCTGGATAACTGAAAGTAGCCACTTCCCGATGCTGAAGCGCCTGGTGCTCAATGACTGTTGGCAGCTTGCTGAGATACCTGAAGATATCGGAGAAATTTCAACCCTTGAGCTGATTGAGGTGAAGGGAAAAGCAGTGATGTCACTTGTGGATTCAGTCAAGCAGATTCTAGAGATACAACGAGGATGGGGAAATGACGCCCTTCAAGTTCGTTGCATGACTCATCGCTGA
- the LOC121785075 gene encoding V-type proton ATPase subunit H-like, with protein sequence MPSDRWELSSDEVLRRDIPWETYMTTKLITGTGLQLLRRYDKKPEAYKAQLLDDDGQSYVRVFVSILRDIFKEETVEYVLALIDEMLSANSKRARLFHDELLSNDDIYEPFLRLLWKGNWFIQEKSCKILSMIVGERPTAHETGTSNDASNSKKEITTTDEVFKGLIEWLSTQLKKPSHPTRSVPTAISSLSALLKESSARSLFVQEDGVKLLIPLITPVSNQQSIQLLYETCFCVWVLSYYEPAIEYLATSRSLPRLIEVVKGSTKEKVVRVVVLTLRNLLNKGTFGAQMIDLELPQVVQNLKGQAWSDEDLIEALNQLEQGLKDNIKKLSSFEKYKQEVLLGHLDWSPMHKDPIFWRENITSFEEHDFQVLRVLITILDTSNDPRTLAVACYDLSQFIQCHPAGRVIVKDLKAKERVMKLMNHGNTEVTKNALLCIQRLFLGAKYASFLQV encoded by the exons ATGCCATCGGACCGCTGGGAGCTCTCCTCCGACGAG GTATTACGGAGGGATATTCCGTGGGAGACGTACATGACGACTAAGCTGATCACGGGGACCGGTCTTCAGCTGCTGCGGCGGTATGATAAGAAGCCGGAGGCATACAAGGCTCAATTGCTTGACGAT GATGGTCAGTCTTATGTTCGGGTCTTCGTGAGCATTTTACGTGACATATTCAAGGAAGAAACCGTGGAATATGTTTTAGCTCTTATTGATGAAATGCTTTCAG CAAACTCCAAAAGAGCTAGACTGTTTCATGATGAGTTGCTCTCCAATGACGATATTTATGAGCCTTTCCTGAG ATTACTCTGGAAAGGCAACTGGTTTATACAAGAGAAGAGTTGTAAGATACTTTCTATGATAGTAGG TGAAAGGCCAACAGCGCATGAGACTGGCACCTCTAATGACGCTTCAAATTCAAAGAAGGAAATTACTACTACAGACGAAGTTTTTAAGGGGCTGATTGAGTGGCTTTCGACTCAG CTGAAGAAGCCATCTCATCCTACCCGTAGCGTTCCCACAGCTATTAGTTCTCTTTCAGCTCTACTGAAAGAATCTTCTGCACGATCTTTATTTGTTCAAGAAGATGGAGTGAAGTTACTCATTCCTCTGATTACTCCAGTTTCCAACCAGCAATCCATACAA CTTCTCTATGAAACATGCTTTTGTGTCTGGGTCCTATCTTACTATGAACCTGCAATCGAGTACCTGGCTACTTCTAGGTCCTTGCCACGGTTGATTGAAGTTGTCAAGGGATCCACAAAAGAAAAG GTTGTCAGGGTAGTTGTCTTGACCCTCAGAAATTTGCTGAACAAAGGGACTTTTGGTGCTCAAATGATAGACCTCGAATTACCACAGGTTGTTCAGAATTTGAAAGGCCAAGCATGGAGTGATGAG GATCTAATCGAAGCTCTGAACCAACTGGAACAAGGTTTGAAAGATAACATTAAGAAGCTAAGCTCGTTTGAGAAGTATAAGCAGGAAGTCCTCCTCGGACATCTTGATTGGTCTCCCATGCATAAAGATCCTATTTTCTGGAGGGAGAACATCACTAGCTTTGAAGAACATGATTTCCAG GTGCTAAGGGTCCTTATAACAATTCTGGACACGTCCAACGATCCTAGGACACTTGCTGTCGCCTGCTATGATCTCTCACAGTTCATTCAGTGCCATCCGGCTGGGAGAGTCATTGTCAAGGACCTCAAGGCGAAAGAGCGCGTGATGAAACTGATGAACCATGGAAACACAGAAGTCACCAAAAATGCCCTGCTTTGCATCCAGAGGCTATTCCTCGGTGCCAAATATGCAAGCTTCTTGCAGGTTTAG
- the LOC121785494 gene encoding receptor kinase-like protein Xa21, translated as MELPHRVTAINLRNMGFEGTIAKEIGNLTFLRFVDMSNNSISGPIPAEVGNLRQLRVLNMESNQLTEGIPQSLGLLRKLQGLNLSNNNLIGVTPISLSGCVELRKLDLSHNNLSGYVPAGFWNWSQLEELSLSRNYLTGTVPASIGNLSNLEVFDISRNSFYGTVVSELGQLSSLRILNLQANNLSDEVPQAIFNISMLRFLSLRENNLSGSLPFSIDKGLPNIEHILIGNIERRFNLRANQFYGKIPNSVSNLSKLITLDLSDNSFTHIPIDLGSLHQLQKLNLQANQLMNNLSDPGQDFLSSLVACKNLKSIQISFNPITGVLPKSLGSSNLSTSLETLKAFSCRLSYPIPDEIGNLSNLWWLDLGYNHLTGAIPSTLGQLRSLRNLRICGNRFHGSISPVLCNFKHLYSLNVAINSLSGQLPSCFVNLSSLREVYMSDNEFNGSIASIPWFLKNVSNVKNLVALDLSRNQLSGEIPNTISQLENLVRLSLSSNKLKGPILESLTVLKDLQYLDLSHNNLSGLIPKSLEALSHLHYFDVSFNELSGEIPDRGCFVNFTSDFFIGNNGLCGSPRFEVKKCQSLSTRKSLSYLSFFIVLVIGLIFVLMWKFSARKPSPLSDEVGQDMFRGISHQAIVCATDNFDDRNLIGKGGIGSVYMGRFSDKNVYAIKVYDLDVQDALRSFHTECRIFGKVRHRNIVKIIGCCSQIDFMALVMEYMPNGDLEHWLYSSSCSLGLFTRLRIMTEVACAIQYLHECSTVPIVHCDLNPKNIFLGEDLVVHVGDFGISKFLSEEERMLRSRTLGTVGYVAPEYGSQGLITTTVDIYSYGVLLMEMLSRRKPTDEMFSGELSLRRWISEAFPNSVLQILDNEMLDKVDEEARVVFRPFLTSAIELALECTADLPEERPSITYVLNRITDVLSSMRKILIQFKNLGMSISLIDSDQAGPSSRSDRTPKLWLQIEENDTQLAAVFSSTYRHMPPDMRKCFLYMASFPEDYEIHVSELIKLWVAKGFLECQNEHKSLEDKGKYVLKLLVQKGLVSVIRSDDKIISCRLHRVVWNFCQRQAKEDKFFLPVVD; from the exons ATGGAGCTTCCACACAGAGTAACAGCCATCAATCTTCGAAATATGGGGTTTGAGGGAACCATTGCTAAGGAAATCGGGAACCTCACATTTCTGAGATTCGTGGATATGAGCAACAACAGCATCAGCGGCCCGATTCCTGCTGAAGTTGGGAACTTGAGACAGCTTCGTGTACTGAACATGGAGTCCAATCAGCTCACTGAAGGCATTCCCCAGAGCCTTGGACTGCTGAGGAAGCTGCAGGGGTTGAACCTTTCAAATAACAACTTGATCGGAGTAACTCCGATTAGTTTATCAGGTTGCGTTGAACTGAGGAAGTTGGATTTGTCTCATAACAATCTCAGTGGATATGTTCCTGCAGGATTTTGGAACTGGTCACAACTTGAGGAGCTCTCTTTGAGTAGGAATTATTTGACAG GTACAGTTCCAGCATCGATTGGCAATTTGTCGAATTTGGAGGTATTCGATATCAGCAGGAACAGTTTTTATGGGACGGTTGTTTCAGAACTGGGACAACTGTCCAGCTTGAGAATATTGAATCTTCAAGCTAACAATCTAAGTGATGAAGTACCTCAAGCTATCTTCAATATCTCCATGTTAAGATTCCTTTCCCTTAGAGAAAACAACCTGTCTGGCAGTCTTCCATTTTCTATTGACAAAGGCCTTCCAAACATTGAACATATTCTTATAGGCAATATTGAACGGAGGTTCAATCTTCGAGCTAATCAGTTCTATGGAAAAATTCCAAATTCAGTCTCAAATCTTTCCAAACTCATCACACTCGATCTCTCTGATAACTCGTTCACTCATATACCAATAGATCTTGGTAGTTTACATCAACTTCAGAAGCTGAACTTGCAAGCAAATCAGTTGATGAATAACTTGTCTGACCCCGGACAAGACTTCTTATCTTCCTTGGTAGCTTGTAAGAATCTCAAGTCTATACAGATCTCGTTTAATCCTATTACTGGTGTTCTTCCAAAATCCTTAGGCTCGAGTAATCTGTCTACCTCCCTTGAAACCTTGAAGGCTTTCTCTTGCAGATTGTCATATCCAATCCCTGATGAGATAGGGAACTTAAGCAACTTGTGGTGGTTAGACCTTGGGTATAATCACTTAACTGGAGCTATTCCCTCAACACTAGGACAATTAAGAAGCTTGAGGAATTTGAGAATCTGTGGCAATAGGTTTCACGGATCCATCTCCCCTGTCTTGTGCAATTTCAAACATCTCTACTCATTAAATGTAGCCATAAACAGTCTATCTGGACAGCTACCAAGCTGTTTTGTTAACCTTTCTTCGTTGAGAGAAGTCTATATGTCAGATAATGAATTCAATGGTAGCATTGCTTCAATTCCATGGTTTCTTAAGAATGTTAGCAATGTGAAAAACCTGGTAGCATTGGATCTGTCTAGAAATCAGCTTTCTGGAGAAATTCCAAACACCATTTCACAGCTTGAGAATCTAGTTAGACTATCATTGTCAAGTAACAAACTGAAAGGCCCCATACTTGAATCGCTTACGGTTTTGAAGGATCTGCAATACTTGGATTTGTCCCACAACAATCTCTCTGGTTTGATTCCTAAGTCTTTGGAGGCACTTTCGCATCTTCATTACTTTGATGTCTCGTTTAATGAGCTTAGCGGTGAAATTCCAGACAGAGGGTGTTTTGTCAACTTCACATCGGATTTTTTCATTGGTAATAATGGTTTGTGTGGATCACCTCGATTTGAAGTGAAGAAATGCCAATCCTTAAGTACGAGAAAAAGTTTatcatatttatcattttttatagtcCTTGTTATTGGCCTTATTTTTGTCCTGATGTGGAAATTTTCTGCAAGAAAGCCATCTCCTTTGTCTGATGAAGTTGGACAGGATATGTTTAGGGGGATTTCACACCAAGCAATCGTTTGTGCCACAGACAACTTTGATGATAGAAACTTGATTGGTAAGGGTGGCATTGGCTCAGTGTACATGGGAAGATTTTCTGATAAAAATGTTTACGCTATTAAAGTTTATGATTTAGATGTACAAGATGCATTGAGGAGCTTCCACACAGAGTGCAGAATATTTGGCAAAGTACGCCACAGAAATATTGTCAAGATTATCGGTTGTTGTTCCCAGATTGATTTTATGGCCTTGGTGATGGAATACATGCCCAACGGCGACCTAGAACACTGGCTCTACTCATCCAGCTGTTCCTTAGGCTTATTTACAAGATTGAGAATAATGACAGAAGTAGCATGTGCGATACAGTATTTACATGAATGCTCTACAGTCCCCATTGTCCATTGTGACTTAAACCCGAAAAACATCTTTCTTGGAGAAGATTTGGTCGTACATGTAGGTGACTTTGGGATTTCCAAGTTcttgagtgaagaagagagaATGCTACGTTCGAGGACCTTGGGTACTGTTGGATATGTTGCACCAG AGTATGGATCACAAGGATTAATCACGACCACAGTGGACATTTATAGCTACGGGGTTTTGCTGATGGAAATGCTTTCAAGAAGAAAGCCGACAGATGAGATGTTTTCAGGAGAGTTATCCTTGAGGAGATGGATCTCTGAAGCATTCCCTAATTCAGTATTGCAAATTTTGGATAATGAGATGCTGGACAAAGTCGATGAAGAAGCTAGAGTTGTCTTCAGACCTTTCTTGACATCAGCTATTGAATTGGCGCTAGAATGCACAGCAGATTTGCCCGAGGAGAGGCCTAGTATCACATATGTTCTAAACAGGATAACAGATGTTCTAAGCAGTATGAGAAAGATCCTGATCCAGTTTAAAAACCTAGGAATGTCTATCTCTCTTATTGATTCTGATCAAGCAG GACCTTCATCCAGGTCTGATAGAACTCCAAAGTTGTGGCTGCAAATTGAGGAAAATGATACGCAGTTGGCAGCAGTATTTTCTTCAACTTACAGGCACATGCCTCCAGATATGAGGAAGTGTTTCTTGTATATGGCAAGCTTCCCTGAAGATTATGAGATCCATGTTTCGGAACTCATCAAACTTTGGGTAGCTAAAGGCTTTTTGGAATGTCAAAATGAACATAAAAGCTTAGAAGACAAGGGGAAATATGTTTTGAAGCTGCTAGTCCAGAAAGGTCTAGTTTCAGTCATTAGGAGTGATGACAAAATCATAAGTTGCAGGCTCCATAGAGTAGTGTGGAACTTTTGCCAAAGACAGGCTAAGGAAGATAAGTTCTTTCTTCCTGTTGTGGATTAG
- the LOC121784055 gene encoding sister chromatid cohesion 1 protein 4-like translates to MFYSQFILAKKGPLGTIWIAAHLERKLRKNQVADTDIGVSVDSILSPDVPIALRLSSHLLLGVVRIYNKKVNYLFDDCSEALLKVKQAFRSTAVDLPPEESKAPYHSITLPEKFDLDDFELPDSDIFQGNYVDHHISSREQITLQDTMDGVSYSTSKFGLDERFGDGDMTGLDLEEELLMEKLGTAEPADEGADPRTSFGSTLTPKQDQHPEDMGTNSEAMVDGGGACADVLDYAHAPCTPRLEDEPIFSKVQEASACDDHLESEYHITGSTTRENMDTAPYEDKQEVKWCSQNDMITDAVPQGPPAENGYLSGGLKAKETGRQGQTESIKQASECTSEIIKESDVPEQTEAINNSDKNGLVSIDEAHRYGPSPNEVGPGVSEGASAENVQPLDIEAPSDEQQKSCRDEARLSSEDQNGLILGKPENLDAHDQVSATETNVLRPCSSIQDQDGALKPAVSPTYDGDVNSVIYVEANDGGEETAKLGQVHFLNISSEENTKENKVQHDASGEDILVAAVEADGLANATTELPAPEKLLSVPEGHMELHSGMMMEVIPGDFEGLYEDDAGSKTAAGRKRTFTESTLTEQSLNSVESSRQVRFKRTTGSVPDDDDLLSSILVGRNTSMLRVKPTPPPSEVTSMKRHRAAPRSGGPKRKVLMDETMVLHGDAIRQQLTNTEDIRRVRKKAPCTLSEISMIQKQHMVDETLLEPVFTGMSVELTSLHNRVYDLGRIKVCQHEVHNASPQIVSDLRQPSQNDENINLPETMVEPDINSHLEKSGACLETVVMDETAEPCDNHLLSENKIEEVDYTSAAVNEEWTEPTTVDAALIDSGATSDILHASDVIVQAASINESEGTNAYADKDEAVVLDQREAVPSDELEFAEINHEQAMGNEGKDKDGYGGECETELGVKDYGLPEMTQDAAACYGGPEYHVQDEIYSTTSKDQLDLEFPYTGFESMLQGGSMDQCKDPEAYQLHMMDGEISVFDLHDRDELNYLAEGNDTDFLNVDDDDLAEMADDYMPDAEDTRHNENIGWSSRTRAVSKYLQSAFIKEAGCGRASLSLDSLLIGKSRKEASRMFFETLVLKTRDYIHVEEPIAFGDITIRPRTRLMKSDF, encoded by the exons ATGTTTTACTCACAGTTCATATTGGCGAAAAAGGGGCCGCTGGGAACGATTTGGATAGCTGCGCACTTGGAGCGTAAGCTTCGTAAGAATCAGGTTGCTGATACTGATATTGGAGTTTCTGTAG ATTCAATTCTTTCCCCCGATGTGCCAATTGCACTTCGTTTGTCCAGCCATCTCCTGCTTGGTGTGGTGAGGATCTACAATAAAAAGGTGAACTACCTCTTTGACGATTGTAGTGAGGCTTTGCTCAAAGTTAAGCAAGCTTTTCGATCTACTGCTGTCGATCTACCTCCAGAAGAGTCAAAAGCACCATATCACTCCATTACATTGCCGGAGAAATTTGATCTTGATGACTTTGAGCTGCCAGATAGCGACATTTTCCAAGG TAACTATGTCGATCATCACATTAGTTCAAGAGAGCAAATCACTCTTCAAGATACAATGGATGGTGTCAGTTACTCCACATCAAAGTTCGGGCTGGACG AGAGATTTGGTGATGGTGATATGACTGGATTGGACCTGGAAGAG GAATTGTTAATGGAGAAACTTGGTACTGCAGAACCTGCCGATGAGGG GGCGGATCCACGGACATCTTTTGGATCAACATTGACTCCTAAGCAAGACCAACATCCTGAAGATATGGGTACTAATTCGGAAGCCATG GTTGATGGTGGTGGTGCATGCGCCGATGTACTGGACTATGCAcatgctccttgtactcctagACTGGAGGATGAGCCAATTTTTTCTAAAGTTCAAGAAGCTTCTGCATGTGATGATCATCTTGAATCGGAATATCACATAACTGGGTCCACTACGAGGGAGAACATGGATACAGCTCCTTATGAGGATAAACAAGAGGTGAAATGGTGTTCGCAGAATGATATGATTACAGATGCAGTACCTCAGGGGCCACCTGCGGAGAACGGATACCTGTCAGGTGGATTGAAAGCCAAAGAAACAGGGCGACAAG GTCAAACAGAATCCATAAAACAGGCTTCGGAATGCACTAGTGAGATCATTAAAGAATCTGATGTTCCAGAGCAAACTGAAGCCATCAACAACAGTGATAAGAATGGTTTGGTTTCAATTGATGAAGCTCACCGCTACGGCCCGAGTCCCAATGAAGTTGGTCCAGGAGTTTCTGAAGGTGCGTCAGCAGAAAATGTACAACCTCTTGATATTGAAGCTCCTTCTGATGAACAGCAAAAATCATGTCGTGATGAAGCAAGGTTATCTTCAGAAGACCAAAATGGACTTATTTTAGGGAAGCCCGAAAACCTTGATGCTCATGACCAAGTCTCAGCTACTGAAACTAATGTTTTGAGGCCCTGTAGTTCTATCCAGGACCAAGATGGTGCATTAAAACCCGCAGTTAGCCCTACATATGATGGTGATGTCAATTCTGTCATCTACGTTGAAGCAAATGATGGAGGAGAAGAGACAGCAAAGCTAG GTCAAGTGCATTTTTTAAATATCAGTTCAGAAGAAAATACGAAGGAAAACAAAGTTCAACATGATGCATCGGGTGAAGATATTCTAGTGGCTGCTGTTGAAGCTGATGGTCTGGCAAATGCAACCACTGAGCTGCCTGCTCCTGAAAAACTTCTTTCAGTACCAGAAGGACATATGGAGTTGCATAGTGGCATGATGATGGAAGTTATCCCCGGGGACTTTGAGGGTCTTTATGAAGATGACGCTGGGAGCAAAACTGCTGCAGGCAGAAAGCGTACTTTTACTGAAAGTACACTAACGGAACAGAGTCTTAACTCAGTTGAATCGTCAAGACAAGTCCGTTTTAAACGAACGACAGGATCAGTTCCAGATGATGATGATTTACTTTCTTCTATTTTAG TTGGAAGGAATACGTCAATGTTGAGAGTAAAGCCAACACCTCCTCCTTCTGAAGTGACATCTATGAAGCGCCATCGAGCTGCGCCTCGGTCTGGTGGTCCCAAAAGAAAAGTTCTTATGGATGAAACAATGGTTTTGCACGGCGA TGCCATACGGCAACAGCTGACCAACACAGAAGACATTCGTCGTGTTAGAAAGAAAGCTCCATGCACACTCTCTGAAATATCAATGATACAGAAACAACACATGGTCGATGAAACTTTACTTGAGCCTGTATTTACTG GCATGTCAGTTGAATTGACATCTTTGCACAATCGTGTATATGATTTGGGTCGGATCAAGGTCTGTCAGCATGAAGTACATAATGCATCTCCACAAATTGTGAGTGACCTGAGGCAGCCTTCCCAAAATGATGAAAATATTAATCTCCCTGAAACTATGGTTGAACCAGACATAAATTCCCACCTCGAAAAGTCTGGTGCTTGTCTTGAAACTGTGGTTATGGATGAAACAGCTGAGCCATGTGATAATCATCTTCTGAGTGAAAATAAGATAGAGGAAGTTGATTACACAAGTGCAGCAGTCAATGAAGAGTGGACCGAGCCTACAACTGTGGATGCTGCTCTAATAGATTCTGGTGCTACTAGTGATATCCTTCATGCTTCAGATGTTATCGTTCAGGCAGCTTCTATAAATGAATCTGAAGGTACAAATGCATATGCGGACAAAGATGAAGCTGTCGTTCTTGATCAGAGGGAAGCTGTGCCCTCAGATGAATTGGAATTTGCAGAAATTAATCATGAACAAGCAATGGGGAATGAAGGGAAAGACAAAGATGGCTATGGGGGTGAGTGTGAAACTGAACTTGGAGTGAAGGATTATGGTCTGCCAGAGATGACACAAGATGCCGCTGCTTGCTATGGAGGGCCAGAATACCATGTTCAGGATGAAATTTACAGTACTACATCTAAAGACCAGCTAGACTTGGAATTTCCATATACAGGATTCGAAAGCATGCTGCAAGGTGGCTCAATGGATCAATGCAAGGACCCTGAAGCTTATCAACTTCATATGATGGATGGAGAAATATCTGTTTTTGACCTGCATGATCGAGAT GAACTCAATTATTTGGCTGAAGGAAATGATACAG ACTTTCTAAATGTTGATGACGATGACTTGGCTGAAATGGCTGATGACTATATGCCTGATGCTGAAGACACACGACATAATGAGAACATCGGGTGGTCTTCTCGTACAAG AGCTGTTTCCAAGTATCTACAATCTGCATTTATTAAGGAGGCAGGGTGTGGAAGGGCTTCTCTTTCCTTGGACAGCCTCTTAATCGGAAAATCACGCAAGGAAGCATCGAGGATGTTTTTCGAAACACTG GTCCTTAAAACAAGAGACTACATCCACGTGGAAGAGCCAATTGCGTTTGGTGACATAACCATAAGACCGCGAACGAGGCTGATGAAATCTGATTTCTAA